A stretch of DNA from Poecilia reticulata strain Guanapo linkage group LG18, Guppy_female_1.0+MT, whole genome shotgun sequence:
ttttGCTCGTGGTTCCTCTTCAACATATTGTTCCACCACACACCTGCCTACATCCTCAAATGTGACGGATAAATCCAGTTCAACTTCCATAACTTGCTTTTTGTCATACACCTTTGTTGTACTCTGCTTTGAATGTTGTGCTAATTGtgttgaatgttgtttttttgtcaactaAATGAACAGAATATTATAGCAATTCATCCACTTCTTTCTGAACAAATGAGTTGCTCAATGTCAGCTCTGgttaaaagtaattatttttaataaatagtaagtAAAAGTCAATGATTTCTGGCATGTCTAATAAACCATATGTTTTGTGAGTCACTAGCCTCTTtctagtttgttttaaaagatctGCAGCATTCACTTGAAACAATTTCATAGTGGTATTTGTTACATGTCTAATAAAGCAAAGCCAATCACACATCTAGTTAATTTTGTTCATTGTTGGATTCTACTCCTGTTTGCTCTATTCTATTTACAAAGccactaaagaaaaaacagtgtGTCAAGTTTTTCAGGTTTGGTTTGCTGTGCGATTCCCCACTTGAAAGGAATAGTTTCCACTGTGAAATTTGAACTGGATTTCATTCTGAGCCTTTACTGCTGTTgactcatctttattttttgtatgatGGTCCACATAGCAGATaggtgaaaaacctcaaaagaaataaaaacacatccatTACATTCTGAAATTAACAAGATAAACACATTGtgaataatcagatttttacccCCTTTAAACCAGTTATTTCAAAAGtataataaatagaaaatattttatagaaaaattcaacagcaataaataaattagaattttgttaaatattttcacaaacattctgaccaacattttttttctactttaaccaTTAAACAagtgtattttttcttctttttttcctttttaactaGCTTGACTTCAATAAGATTAAACAATTTGATACAACAATCAGAGTTCATTTGCTGCTCCAATGAAATTCAGCAATGAGCAGCAGCGTTATGAGGCTGACCGGCTGTCTTTCACAGTTTGTAGAGACTTTTAGACAGTTCTGAATTTACATGCTACCAGCACTGTTTGCTTTTCATGCTCTGAAACGGGAGTGACAGGTCAGTCACACCAAAAGTACCTTCACTCTGATTGCTAGGAGATTGAGTCCACCTGGTTCTCCTCACTAACGGgcagagaggagctgcagaaaggtGCAGCAAAAGGTGAGTGGCAGAGGGGAGTGGTTACCTAGCAGTTCACCGGAACAATGTGCTTTCTGTTATACACTGAAAACCTGTAGTGTGGGAAAGTGAGCTACATATCGACAGACCTAAATCTCTGGCTGTGTATGGAAAACTGCTCTGACCTACAACTTCACTTACACCAAGTGTGAGCCCATGTGTCCAAAAAGAGAGAGACGCCTTGAAGATGTGTATAAACAGTCAAAACAAGAGTAGGAGAAATTACATTAGTTTAAATGGAAACTGCTcaccacaaaacacaaattatttataaaacttcagtttataaattaaaataccaaaattataTGCTTCAACATCAGCATATGCAAAAATACTCTTCAAACTATTTTAGTCTGAAACCCAGAAGACAAAACAAccccttttctctccttttaTTTACCTTATTCCTAATAGGTCTCCCACAGAATATCTTAGGTTGTTAGACTGCTAATGGTGGATCTGTATGCCCAGTTTCTTGACACGTTCCAAAATACAGGTGATAAACTGTCATCTTACTTGGAACTACTTCAAGTAGCCTTAGCTCACACTGTAAAATGTGGTGGTGCCTCAAGCAATGACTGATAGACTTCTCATCACCCAGTTCTGTATGGTATGCTCTATGGTCAGTTATGTCCCACTAAGTACAAGAAAACAGCTAAGTTTAAGCAGTCTGCCACCGAGTCAcaaataatttaccaaaaggGTTAGTCGGCTCTAAATGCACAGCTGCTGTAGTATTTCAGATGTCAATGCAAATTGCCTTCTTGGTTGATAAGTGACCACTGTCACTGAGTCATTCTACAAACCAAATTTTCTAGATCAAGTTGGAACAAGCAGGCTCGATGTCCTGTATGGGATATTTTTAGATGTTAAGACCCCTGATTACTTACCTGGTCTTAGTGGTTATAAAGTGCTGTTGAATATTCTCGAACTAAGACACACACTACAGAGATGGAAACACTGGATTAGTTACCGGCTGTGGTGCCCTGCCCATAGAAGGATCTGCTAATGTTCACTGTACTGTATCTGATTGATTCtattacattttaagtaaaGTATCATCCAAACTCAACATCAtaagcaaataataaaaccatAGAAGTCtactaaaagcacaaaaagaaacttaattgatcatagaaaaatattctgtacCATGTTGGCCTCAGGAGACGATTTAATGCTAGGAtattgaaaatttaaatatgtggTTTCAACTATTTGTAGGTGAGATGtgagactaaaataaaataatttttacctagtcaagtttgtattttttaggtGAATTTATCTAGAATAGTTCTGCTTTCAGTTGTAGAGACCATCATATCGATGTGAACTTGTTTTGAAGTAAATATGTTGTCAGAGTAGTGAAAGTTATCAGCTAGTATACACAGTGCTGACTACAGCATTTTCAGAATGTCATGTTAGTGGATATTAATCTAATATTGTAACAGTTTGTTGGGAAGTTTTGTTCAGACTCACTATCACTGTTTCTCTGTGGAGGTGCTTTGGTTGAACCTGCTGGCTTTGATCAGATGATGTTGAGTCCCTAAAgatcattttcaaacaattcTGAACACTGGATAGCACAAGAATATATGTTTGATGCTTCTGcacaaaatattcagtttaataCAAAATCTAGTATTAAACTGTGCCTAGTCTGTTGTACAGGACTAGGCACAGCTGTATTTTATGCATACAGTATGTCGTTGGAGCGAGTCACTATGAGACTTTCAACAAATCTGTAAGCAACTGAGGTCATCGCCCAAATAAGTGAAGGAAGCCTGAACTTAAATACTTGGAAATGTAGAACATTCTTCATAACAATACAAAGTTAACAACAAGAACTTTTTAGAGCATAGTGTGCTCTAAATGttgagtaaatatttaaaaaatcactttagGTTCATGGAACTATGATCAAGTGATGCAAAGTGTCAAGTTCCCCACACTTAAcacttcttttttatatattaacatttttattgagaaaGCGCGTTACAATACAATTATATAATTATACTGATTATATTCACTTGATACTTCTAATTGGACATTACAGTATATTGTCccatttttaaaactctgattAAAGGAAAAAGGAATGAATACTTAAAAGATGCCTCAAAAACAGATGGAAGCCAATGCAAAAAAATGAGTTAGAACTTTaatgacaaaagaaattaatactTGAAACATGAATTGTGAGAAAGACATTTTCCTTTCTGTCAAAACAAGTTATATAACATCTAAATAGTGTTTTGTGACATTTGAATGTACATAATACACATTACACCAATATCTACAGGCAAAGATTATTCTGACTTACAAAGTTGGATCACCAATAATTCACTATTAAAAGGTGTCCAACAAACCATTTGTTCATatgtttttcagttcagtttcaagACTTCATGAAACCTCTTCAGAAGTTGATCATCGTCATCTTTGGCCAGCTGCTCTACAACGTGACGGACTCCGTTCTCCAAGGTAGAGTAGTAACgcttcagctccttcagctcAGCTTCCATCCTTTTCTCGAGCTTCTCTTTATTCTCTCCAGCTTCTTTTAGCTGCTGCTCATACTCTTTCCTCACAGCTTCCACTTCCTCCTTCAGCCTTTTCTCATATAACTGTTTGAGTTCACGCTCTTTCTGATCCATCATCTCCGTTGCCTTTTCATACGTGTCATTAGAGTAAAACTTGCATCCGTTCTTCTGCACCATCTCCTCGACCTTCTCTAGCAGACCAAGAACTTGTCGACGATCGTTGGCTCTGAGGTTATTGAAGACATGGTATCTATTTCCAGTCTTCTCTAAGATCTCCTTCAATTCGGGTCCAGAATCCTTTAACATCTCGTCAAAGTCTGACTCAACCTTATCACCATGGGTGAAGAGGATCATGGAGTACTTCCAGGCTTCCTCTCCAAAGATTTCCTTCACCTTCATCACAGCATCCCTCTCCTCTCTAGAGAATGGTCCAATTCTGATCACCAGTAGAATGGCGTGGGGACCGGGAGCCGACATGTTAATGCATTTTGAGATTTCTCTCTTCACTATTTCCTCAGACTGAAACGTGTCAAAGAGGCCAGGTGTGTCGACAACAGAAACCATCCAGTTGAACACGTCTTCTCGTTGTTTGGAGCATTCAGCGGTCTCTAAAGAACAACAATTCAAATATACTTAGTGAAACTATGGTGAGATTTACAAAGCAGATGTTAtggcacacacacgcacacgcacacacacacacacacacacacacacacacacacacacagaattaAAGCAGTCTTTTTGATAGCCATGTggcttttgattatttttgaacaaataacATTAATTAACAATTGAGGAGCAAGGGTTGCATATACCAAGAATGAGCTGTTTATTAAACAccgcaaattaaaaataattttgtgaagaaaagataaattaaCCACAAGTAATGTAGATTTGTGGCCTGTTTATCTAAATAAAGCACTTGGAGAGTTTTggtctgtgtgtttcagagTTTTACCTGAGGAGTGTTTGGTCGCTGCTCTGAAGGCTTCTCTTCCTAATATGGTGTTTCCACTGGAGCTCTTTCCTACACCAGTCTTCCCAACAAGCACCAGCCTTAAGTCAGGCCCTggaacacagaaaaagaaataaaaattgataCAAGCAAGTGTCCAGCCCCGTCCAGGATGGACGTAGATCTGCAAGAGATAGGCAGTCTAAACAGGActttatgaatactttttgttCTCATTCTGAACTGTCTGTGCTGTGTGCTGGAGTCTCTATCGCTCACAGAGCCCAAAGTTTTCAATAGACAGTCGTCAAACTGTTCACCCCAGTTTAACGTCTGTCTGCTTGCTAAAAAATGAGCAATCCTCACTGATTGGGTGTTTTTGACAAGAAGCAGCACATTCTTGCAGACCACAATAGTAGCACAGGGAGAAGGTGCTTTTTTCTTATCCATCCAGGCAGCCTTCAGTACTGCATtgatatgtttatatttgttttgcttttagagAGAGGCAGAGCAAATATACAATAAGTCAATGGTTACCTTATGAGGCATGTCTGTCTAATTGCCTGTTAATGTTTAGATTTGCATCACTGATGTGCAGTCAGCAAATGTGCAGGAACAACATAATGCATACACAATGTAAAGTTTTGTCAATACCTTGACTGATTCAAAAATGCCACAAAGAATTACATTTATCAAAGTTAAAGTGAGCCTAACACTGAATAAGCTAGGCTTAATAACATGGTTGctcattaacttttttttttttttttttacaataatgcACTGAGACTTCAGTATTTTGCCCCAGGACACAAGAGGCTCAGACTGGCAAGCGAGTGATgcaaatgttgcttttaataCAGGGACTATATAGAGCTGCATTATAATAATAAGCTTGATATGTATAACTGATTTCATAACAcaagttttaattagtttgtaAGTTTTCAATCAaagatttcacattttgttgctttaatgtttttaatctttaatgttgcttttgtttttcaaattactGTTTAACTTCTTTCTCTAAATTTGCTTTGTAATTTTTGCTTAGTCCTTTTTATTCAGAGCTGCTGCAAAACACAGACTTATAATAAAGAAATAgcattaactgattaatctcTCAAAGTTTCCATTATATTATCGGAACCTTTGCTTCAGAACGATCTTTTAGGGACATCTGCTTGTTAGACTGGCAGAATGGAAAggattatgatttttaaaagatattgGCAAAATACTTGTTGTAggactttaattttaaaaagacatgttttaaaattatgggAAAGTTGTTTGACATGATTTGAACCCAGATTTTCATGAAGACAAACACACATTGGTAATGAGACAGAAATCTCACTTTTAGGttctatgcttttttttctgccccgTCCTTTCTCTGCTCCTGCACGGAGACAAGAATAAATATATGTTATTAATGCACGATAGAATAACTCTTATACATCACATCAGAGGCGAACAATTACCCAATAAACTGTATTTAAGACAGTTGTGACCACTGAATAATGAAAGTGAAAAgaacactgaataaaaactgcGTGACAAATAGTTTGTTGAAAAGGACTATTTATTCACAAATGGCTCTAAAACTTAAGCATTCTATGATTAATTGTTCTATAAATGAACAGATTTATGGCTACAAATCCGATGGGAAAACCCGTTTAAGTACTGCGCCAtgttttactaaatgttttacatacaAACTCATAAAAACCTTAAGCAAACT
This window harbors:
- the LOC103480629 gene encoding GTPase IMAP family member 7-like isoform X1, which produces MAESGEAGAEKGRGRKKSIEPKRPDLRLVLVGKTGVGKSSSGNTILGREAFRAATKHSSETAECSKQREDVFNWMVSVVDTPGLFDTFQSEEIVKREISKCINMSAPGPHAILLVIRIGPFSREERDAVMKVKEIFGEEAWKYSMILFTHGDKVESDFDEMLKDSGPELKEILEKTGNRYHVFNNLRANDRRQVLGLLEKVEEMVQKNGCKFYSNDTYEKATEMMDQKERELKQLYEKRLKEEVEAVRKEYEQQLKEAGENKEKLEKRMEAELKELKRYYSTLENGVRHVVEQLAKDDDDQLLKRFHEVLKLN
- the LOC103480629 gene encoding GTPase IMAP family member 7-like isoform X2, whose translation is MAESGEAGPDLRLVLVGKTGVGKSSSGNTILGREAFRAATKHSSETAECSKQREDVFNWMVSVVDTPGLFDTFQSEEIVKREISKCINMSAPGPHAILLVIRIGPFSREERDAVMKVKEIFGEEAWKYSMILFTHGDKVESDFDEMLKDSGPELKEILEKTGNRYHVFNNLRANDRRQVLGLLEKVEEMVQKNGCKFYSNDTYEKATEMMDQKERELKQLYEKRLKEEVEAVRKEYEQQLKEAGENKEKLEKRMEAELKELKRYYSTLENGVRHVVEQLAKDDDDQLLKRFHEVLKLN